A DNA window from Engystomops pustulosus chromosome 6, aEngPut4.maternal, whole genome shotgun sequence contains the following coding sequences:
- the ERF gene encoding LOW QUALITY PROTEIN: ETS domain-containing transcription factor ERF (The sequence of the model RefSeq protein was modified relative to this genomic sequence to represent the inferred CDS: inserted 1 base in 1 codon) produces the protein MNYDKLSRALRYYYNKRILHKTKGKRFTYKFNFNKLVLVNYPFIDMGLTGGPVPQSAPPVPSGGTHFRFPPCTPSDVLSPSEELRSPTLFSSVARRLARGSVSDCSDGTSANSEVEESLSEEQHRRGPGPDLPAFRGPPLPRLSHEGIFRVYPRPRVPEPLSPFPVSPMGAPSGLLPPQLSPALPMTPNHMNYTPSPTLSPMYPGGSHFSFNPEDMKRYLQAHTQSVYNYHLSPRAFLHYPSIVVPQPQRPDKPLXPAPEEPPFKFKLQPPPLGKRQRDRPLDPGSSSSSSSSGVPQIKVEPISDPEEEDEELMVEVTDISEEEEEDEEVFKAPTAPEQRAPQPVPLGREEEALAAGSDGGRCIPLKLRFKRRWSEDQRLEAEGGAEESDKKVRSNPEEPKLPPQAGGAPCRRVSTDLQRATEELSLESRDS, from the exons ATGAACTACGACAAGCTGAGCCGCGCTCTCAG GTATTACTACAACAAGAGAATCCTCCACAAAACCAAAGGCAAACGCTTCACCTACAAGTTCAACTTCAACAAGCTGGTGTTAGTGAACTACCCCTTCATAGACATGGGCCTGACGG GAGGTCCGGTACCTCAGAGCGCCCCCCCTGTCCCGTCTGGAGGCACGCACTTCCGTttccccccctgcaccccctccgaTGTCTTGTCTCCCAGTGAGGAGCTGCGTTCCCCCACCCTCTTCTCCTCGGTGGCCCGGCGCCTGGCCCGCGGTTCTGTCAGTGACTGCAGCGATGGGACGTCGGCCAACTCTGAGGTGGAGGAGAGCCTGAGCGAGGAGCAGCACCGGAGGGGCCCCGGGCCGGACCTCCCAGCGTTCAGGGGGCCGCCGCTTCCTCGACTCTCTCACGAGGGCATATTCAGGGTCTATCCTCGTCCACGGGTGCCAGAACCCCTAAGCCCATTCCCAGTGTCACCCATGGGTGCTCCTAGCGGCCTCCTGCCCCCTCAGCTCTCGCCTGCCTTACCAATGACCCCCAACCACATGAACTACACCCCATCCCCCACCCTGAGCCCCATGTACCCCGGGGGTAGTCACTTCTCATTCAACCCCGAAGACATGAAGCGCTACCTCCAGGCGCACACGCAGAGCGTGTACAACTACCACCTCAGCCCGCGCGCCTTCCTGCACTACCCCAGTATTGTGGTGCCCCAACCTCAGCGCCCCGACAAGCCTC CACCTGCCCCGGAGGAGCCGCCATTCAAGTTCAAGCTCCAGCCGCCGCCTCTAGGCAAGAGGCAAAGGGACCGACCTCTGGACCCAgggtcatcctcctcctcctcatcctctgggGTCCCACAAATCAAAGTGGAGCCCATCTCCGACCCCGAGGAAGAAGACGAGGAGCTGATGGTGGAGGTTACCGACATCagcgaggaggaggaagaagacgagGAGGTGTTCAAGGCGCCCACCGCTCCAGAGCAGAGAGCCCCCCAGCCCGTGCCCCTGGGGCGGGAGGAGGAAGCGCTGGCCGCAGGGAGCGATGGCGGACGCTGCATCCCCCTCAAGCTGCGCTTCAAGCGCCGATGGAGCGAGGATCAACGTCTGGAGGCCGAAGGAGGAGCCGAGGAATCGGACAAGAAAGTGCGAAGTAATCCGGAGGAGCCGAAGCTCCCGCCACAAGCcggcggcgccccctgcaggagggtgAGCACCGACCTACAGAGGGCCACAGAGGAACTGTCACTGGAGAGCAGGGATTCCTAA